From Micromonospora echinospora, one genomic window encodes:
- the pcaF gene encoding 3-oxoadipyl-CoA thiolase produces MSVAYLVAGVRTPIGRYAGALAGVRPDDLAAHVIRELVARHRTVDWERVDDVVLGCANQAGEDNRNVARMAALLGGLPETVPGSTVNRLCGSGLDALATAARAVVAGEAELVVAGGVESMSRAPFVMPKAATPYSRAAEVYDTTIGWRLVNPLMEKQWGIDSMPETAENVAAEFGVDRAEQDAFAFRSQQRAAKAQANGRFAEEIVPVTVPEGRRGTRLVDTDEHPRETSLEKLAALPTPFREGGTVTAGNSSGVNDGAVALLVAGEAAVARYGLTPLARVVGAAAAGVPPRTMGIGPVPATHRLLDRLGLRLTDVDVIELNEAFAAQSVAVLRELGLPTDADHVNPNGGAIALGHPLGASGARLALTAALELRHRGARRALATMCVGVGQGISLILESAA; encoded by the coding sequence ATGAGCGTGGCATACCTGGTGGCCGGAGTCCGCACCCCGATCGGCCGGTACGCCGGCGCCCTCGCCGGGGTCCGCCCCGACGACCTCGCCGCGCATGTGATCCGCGAGCTGGTCGCCCGCCACCGGACGGTGGACTGGGAGCGGGTGGACGACGTCGTCCTCGGCTGCGCCAACCAGGCCGGGGAGGACAACCGGAACGTGGCCCGGATGGCGGCGCTCCTCGGCGGTCTGCCGGAGACCGTTCCCGGCAGCACCGTGAACCGGCTCTGCGGCTCGGGTCTCGACGCGCTCGCCACCGCCGCCCGCGCCGTGGTCGCCGGTGAGGCCGAGCTGGTGGTCGCCGGCGGGGTGGAGAGCATGAGCCGGGCGCCGTTCGTCATGCCGAAGGCGGCCACGCCGTACTCCCGGGCCGCCGAGGTGTACGACACCACGATCGGGTGGCGGCTGGTCAACCCGCTGATGGAGAAGCAGTGGGGCATCGACTCGATGCCGGAGACGGCGGAGAACGTGGCCGCCGAGTTCGGCGTCGACCGGGCCGAGCAGGACGCCTTCGCGTTCCGCTCCCAGCAGCGCGCCGCGAAGGCCCAGGCAAACGGGCGGTTCGCCGAGGAGATCGTGCCGGTGACCGTCCCGGAGGGGCGTCGGGGCACCCGGCTGGTCGACACCGACGAGCACCCCCGGGAGACGTCCCTGGAGAAGCTGGCCGCCCTGCCCACCCCGTTCCGGGAAGGTGGCACGGTGACCGCCGGGAACTCCTCCGGGGTCAACGACGGCGCGGTGGCGCTGCTGGTGGCCGGTGAAGCGGCCGTCGCCCGGTACGGGCTGACCCCGCTGGCCCGCGTCGTCGGCGCCGCGGCGGCCGGGGTGCCGCCCCGGACCATGGGCATCGGACCGGTGCCGGCCACCCACCGGCTGCTCGACCGGCTCGGCCTCCGGCTGACCGACGTGGACGTCATCGAGCTGAACGAGGCGTTCGCCGCCCAGTCCGTCGCGGTCCTGCGTGAGCTGGGCCTGCCCACCGACGCCGACCACGTCAACCCGAACGGCGGGGCGATCGCGCTCGGTCACCCGCTGGGCGCCAGCGGGGCCCGGCTCGCGCTGACCGCCGCGCTGGAGTTGCGGCACCGGGGTGCCCGGCGTGCCCTGGCCACCATGTGCGTCGGGGTCGGTCAGGGGATCTCGCTGATCCTCGAGTCAGCGGCCTAG
- a CDS encoding DUF998 domain-containing protein, giving the protein MTGITRRAAAAGAAACVLGGAIAVVVAVVAGPGPGLTGYVSEAGVTDSGYAPTYRAGVFALAAGLLLLAVALPAAARPAAALLVTGSLCTLLSGAVTCSDGCPLPPFERATTADLVHGGASIAGVAAVVFAMVAVVLCSAAGTRVRRVAAVGALVALPLAAAVGLAMLIVGRSALVGVLERLLLAETVGWGLATAILLSLPSRPTSR; this is encoded by the coding sequence GTGACCGGAATCACGCGACGGGCCGCCGCAGCCGGGGCGGCTGCCTGTGTGCTCGGTGGCGCGATCGCGGTCGTGGTCGCCGTGGTCGCCGGCCCCGGTCCGGGTCTCACCGGGTACGTCAGCGAGGCGGGCGTCACCGACAGCGGATACGCCCCGACGTACCGGGCCGGGGTGTTCGCCCTGGCCGCCGGCCTGCTGCTGCTTGCCGTGGCGCTGCCGGCGGCGGCCCGGCCAGCCGCCGCGCTGCTGGTCACCGGAAGCCTCTGCACCCTGCTCTCCGGAGCCGTGACGTGCAGCGACGGCTGCCCGCTGCCCCCGTTCGAACGGGCCACCACGGCCGATCTGGTGCACGGCGGAGCGAGCATCGCCGGAGTGGCCGCAGTGGTCTTCGCGATGGTGGCGGTCGTCCTGTGCTCCGCCGCCGGCACGCGGGTACGCCGGGTGGCCGCCGTCGGCGCGCTGGTCGCGCTGCCGCTGGCCGCCGCCGTGGGGCTGGCGATGCTGATCGTGGGGCGGAGCGCGCTGGTCGGCGTGCTGGAGCGGCTGCTGCTGGCGGAGACCGTCGGCTGGGGGCTGGCCACCGCCATCCTGCTCAGCCTGCCCAGCCGCCCGACCAGCCGGTAG
- a CDS encoding dicarboxylate/amino acid:cation symporter has protein sequence MRKFPFSLQILLGLVVGVLLGFVARANDLSWLTSTLDTVGGLFVQLLKLAVPPLVFTAIVVSVVSLRGVANAARLALRTLLWFGVTALIAVGVGIGLGLLTNPGRGVTLDTAGATAPERTGSWTDFLTGIVPTNPVGAFVEGNVLQIVFLALVVGAAAMLVGPAAEPFVAVNRALLEIVQKALWWVIRLAPLGTLGLIGNAVASYGWDLLAPLARFTTAVYVGSAIVLFVVYPLVLVTAGRLNPLRFYAGAWPAVQLAFVSRSSVGTMPVTQRSVERLGVPREYASFAVPFGATTKMDGCAAIYPALAAIFVAQVFGVDLTVTDYLLIAFVSVVGSAATAGLTGAIVMLTLTLSTLGLPLAGVGLLLAIDPILDMIRTATNVAGQALVPTVVAAREGILDREAYDSAGRRDVTDPVLPAKPTVDRPADDLAPNPA, from the coding sequence CTGCGCAAATTCCCCTTCTCGCTCCAGATCCTGCTCGGCCTCGTCGTCGGTGTACTGCTCGGCTTCGTGGCCCGCGCCAACGACCTGAGCTGGTTGACCAGCACCCTCGACACCGTCGGCGGCCTCTTCGTCCAGCTGCTCAAGCTGGCCGTACCGCCGCTGGTCTTCACCGCCATCGTGGTCAGCGTGGTGAGCCTGCGCGGCGTCGCCAACGCCGCCCGGCTGGCGCTGCGGACCCTGCTCTGGTTCGGCGTCACCGCGCTGATCGCGGTGGGCGTCGGCATCGGGCTCGGCCTGCTCACCAACCCCGGCCGGGGCGTCACCCTGGACACCGCCGGGGCGACCGCCCCGGAGCGGACCGGCTCCTGGACCGACTTCCTCACCGGGATCGTCCCGACCAACCCGGTCGGCGCGTTCGTCGAGGGCAACGTCCTCCAGATCGTCTTCCTCGCCCTGGTCGTCGGGGCGGCGGCGATGCTGGTCGGCCCGGCCGCCGAGCCGTTCGTCGCGGTCAACCGGGCGCTGCTGGAGATCGTGCAGAAGGCCCTCTGGTGGGTCATCCGGCTCGCCCCGCTCGGCACCCTCGGTCTGATCGGCAACGCGGTCGCCTCGTACGGCTGGGACCTGCTCGCCCCGCTCGCCCGCTTCACCACCGCCGTCTACGTCGGCTCCGCGATCGTCCTGTTCGTGGTGTACCCGCTGGTGCTGGTCACCGCCGGCCGGCTCAACCCGCTGCGCTTCTACGCCGGTGCCTGGCCGGCCGTGCAACTCGCCTTCGTCTCCCGGTCCTCGGTCGGGACGATGCCGGTGACCCAGCGCTCCGTCGAACGCCTCGGCGTGCCCCGCGAGTACGCGTCCTTCGCCGTACCGTTCGGCGCGACCACCAAGATGGACGGCTGCGCGGCGATCTACCCGGCACTGGCCGCGATCTTCGTGGCCCAGGTCTTCGGCGTGGACCTCACCGTCACCGACTACCTGCTGATCGCCTTCGTCTCGGTGGTCGGTTCGGCGGCGACCGCCGGCCTGACCGGCGCGATCGTGATGCTCACCCTGACCCTGAGCACGCTCGGCCTGCCGCTGGCCGGGGTGGGTCTGCTGCTCGCCATCGACCCGATCCTGGACATGATCCGCACCGCCACCAACGTGGCCGGGCAGGCGCTGGTGCCCACGGTCGTCGCCGCCCGGGAGGGCATCCTCGACCGGGAGGCGTACGACTCCGCCGGTCGTCGGGACGTCACCGACCCCGTCCTTCCCGCCAAGCCGACGGTCGACCGTCCTGCCGACGACCTCGCGCCGAACCCGGCGTGA
- a CDS encoding NADH:flavin oxidoreductase/NADH oxidase — protein MSALFTPLPLRGVTLPNRVGLAPMCQYRADADGRPNDWHRVHLGARAVGGAGLVLTEATAVVPEGRISPQDTGIWSGAQVDAWRPITEFLTRQGSVPAVQLAHAGFKASTYRPWAARRGGVPDADGGWTPVGPGAEPFVPGYRTPTALDTAGIEAVVEAFGVAAARAVDAGFAAVEIHAAHGYLLHEFLSPLTNHRTDGYGGDRASRMRLTVEVARAVRAAVGEDVPVLARISATDWVDGGWTVDDSVVLAGELAAAGVDLVDCSSGGASTDARIPVGPGYQVPLAARIRRDAVVPTGAVGLIVEPEQAERIVAEGEADLVLLGRELLRDPYWPRRAAAKLGAAPEWPDPYARAF, from the coding sequence ATGAGCGCTCTCTTCACCCCTCTGCCGCTGCGTGGGGTCACACTGCCCAACCGCGTCGGCCTGGCCCCGATGTGTCAGTACCGGGCCGACGCCGACGGCCGGCCGAACGACTGGCACCGGGTGCACCTCGGGGCCCGTGCCGTGGGTGGCGCGGGCCTGGTGCTGACCGAGGCCACCGCCGTGGTGCCGGAGGGCCGGATCAGCCCGCAGGACACCGGCATCTGGTCCGGCGCGCAGGTCGACGCGTGGCGGCCGATCACCGAGTTCCTCACCCGGCAGGGCTCGGTGCCGGCCGTCCAGCTCGCGCACGCCGGGTTCAAGGCGTCCACGTACCGGCCGTGGGCGGCACGGCGCGGTGGGGTCCCGGACGCCGACGGCGGCTGGACGCCGGTCGGCCCCGGCGCGGAGCCCTTCGTGCCCGGGTACCGGACCCCCACCGCCCTGGACACCGCCGGCATCGAGGCGGTGGTCGAGGCGTTCGGCGTGGCGGCGGCACGGGCCGTGGACGCCGGCTTCGCCGCCGTGGAGATCCACGCGGCACACGGGTACCTGCTGCACGAGTTCCTCTCCCCGCTGACCAACCACCGCACCGACGGGTACGGCGGTGACCGGGCCAGCCGGATGCGACTCACCGTCGAGGTGGCCCGTGCGGTACGTGCGGCGGTCGGCGAGGACGTCCCCGTCCTGGCCCGGATCTCCGCCACCGACTGGGTCGACGGGGGCTGGACGGTCGACGACAGCGTGGTGCTGGCCGGGGAACTGGCCGCCGCCGGGGTGGACCTGGTCGACTGTTCCTCCGGTGGGGCCTCGACGGACGCCCGGATCCCGGTCGGACCGGGCTACCAGGTGCCGCTGGCCGCCCGCATCCGCCGGGACGCGGTCGTGCCCACCGGCGCGGTCGGCCTGATCGTGGAACCGGAGCAGGCGGAGCGGATCGTCGCCGAGGGTGAGGCCGACCTGGTGCTGCTGGGCCGGGAACTGCTGCGTGACCCGTACTGGCCGCGACGGGCGGCGGCGAAGCTCGGTGCCGCCCCGGAATGGCCCGATCCCTACGCCCGCGCCTTCTGA
- a CDS encoding ATP-binding cassette domain-containing protein, with the protein MRLLRDLWVTSPRRVTFVAVLIVLGAAGQAAAAALAGPVLVHRSGLLFVVLAAALVAVVLADLVINLVMAGLTADWTADVRRRLCRVAFGQDLPTLEGTPVGELLDRIDGDVYQVGAEVRHVGVRLTQALATGVLSTLVALFVWWPAGIGMLVLTLLLVFLLRGPTSRIAPARMAEEEAWSDLAAVLEEAIHGQDDVRTTLARPYVLKLFAQRASQVLRKGERVWKLTAQVSTAATVVTRFGIAAVVLAGGWALVTGRVDGARLTAIWLLVLGFGGTVEQVTRMVPQLQAALGAWARVQLLADARQEPTGGSSPVPGRLEIRGLTFRYPTSEGARGPALRDVHLTFVPGRSYAVVGRTGSGKSTLAKVLSRAVDLPRGTVRLAGADLLDLDVEQLRRFVAVVPQRTEILAGTLAENVALFDPDLLDAAGRALHELGLDGWVAELPAGVQTRLGEGGYVLSAGQEQLVAFARILVRDPHVVILDEATARLDPVTEARVQRATERLLTDRIGIVIAHRLSSVRRCDEVVVLADGAVVEAGPLHESERFARLLAASHTSAYDDPPGSTGGGERVLVPAGGGRDSRSDATADGSASAGRETLPRSAVAVAERPTPADAAVPTADAPPEPVTPPARTVREILRLAVNDGRYGMFALVLFTFSSILGLDGAVLPWLWAGVVDDVGTIWLPAAGIVAALLVTLPVPYLTNLWFPQWWVRQSLRISARLLYGQTGARRVSGHTPAEVVAQGGDTERVVQLADNVMDNATSIVLVVAMTAVSGSVVPGLFFLGTMVVSALAATLFGPRLERSARATVAARAAFATALVSSLSAARTVKLAGATGPVLDHLSTLDTVRSDRQRREIRVQVWSRSTPSVVSGLLPVGAWALFLAGGLSSGATLVAVSTLGAARWFAWTTASLIAQYPSARVWTKRTVAMTGMAAYSAAVPGLDLSAGTAPAPEPAPRHPLRELTLTGFSAVHEDGTVAVRDVDLTVERGQLVLVVGPVGAGKSSLLRALAGIVHHTGGLAWNGDPVTEPELFLRPNQVGYVSQLPRVLSGTVVDNITLGHRVDATSAVATAQLDHDLAAAGAGLGLVIGHKGTRLSGGQLQRLALARALAPRTELLIADDVSSALDVTTELALWSALRASGVTVVGSTSKRAALLQADHVVVLVGGEVVAQGPWHDLADRWSHLAG; encoded by the coding sequence ATGCGTCTGCTCCGCGACCTGTGGGTCACCTCGCCCCGCCGGGTGACGTTCGTGGCCGTCCTGATCGTGCTCGGCGCCGCCGGACAGGCTGCTGCCGCCGCCCTGGCCGGGCCGGTGCTGGTGCACCGTTCCGGTCTGCTCTTCGTGGTGCTGGCCGCCGCGCTGGTCGCCGTCGTCCTCGCCGACCTGGTGATCAACCTGGTGATGGCGGGGCTCACCGCCGACTGGACGGCGGACGTGCGGCGGCGGCTGTGCCGGGTCGCGTTCGGCCAGGACCTGCCGACCCTGGAGGGCACCCCGGTCGGCGAGCTGCTCGACCGGATCGACGGTGACGTCTACCAGGTCGGCGCGGAGGTGCGTCACGTCGGCGTCCGGCTGACCCAGGCGCTGGCCACCGGCGTGCTCTCCACCCTGGTCGCCCTGTTCGTCTGGTGGCCGGCCGGGATCGGCATGCTGGTGCTGACCCTCCTGCTGGTGTTCCTGCTGCGCGGTCCGACCTCGCGGATCGCCCCGGCCCGGATGGCCGAGGAGGAGGCCTGGTCCGACCTGGCCGCGGTGCTGGAGGAGGCCATCCACGGCCAGGACGACGTCCGCACCACCCTGGCCCGGCCGTACGTGCTGAAGCTCTTCGCCCAGCGGGCGTCCCAGGTGCTGCGCAAGGGCGAACGGGTGTGGAAACTCACCGCCCAGGTCAGCACCGCCGCCACCGTGGTCACCCGGTTCGGCATCGCCGCCGTGGTCCTCGCCGGCGGCTGGGCCCTGGTCACCGGTCGCGTCGACGGCGCCCGGCTGACCGCCATCTGGTTGCTCGTGCTCGGGTTCGGCGGGACCGTCGAGCAGGTCACCCGGATGGTGCCGCAACTCCAGGCCGCCCTCGGCGCGTGGGCCCGGGTACAACTGCTCGCCGACGCCCGACAGGAGCCGACCGGGGGGTCGTCCCCGGTCCCGGGCCGGCTGGAGATCCGGGGTCTGACGTTCCGCTACCCGACCAGCGAGGGCGCTCGCGGGCCGGCCCTGCGCGACGTGCACCTGACCTTCGTTCCGGGGCGGTCGTACGCGGTGGTCGGGCGCACCGGATCGGGCAAGTCGACGTTGGCCAAGGTGCTGTCCCGCGCCGTGGACCTGCCCCGGGGGACGGTCCGCCTGGCCGGTGCGGACCTGCTCGACCTGGACGTCGAGCAGCTGCGCCGGTTCGTCGCCGTGGTGCCCCAGCGCACCGAGATCCTCGCCGGGACGCTCGCCGAGAACGTCGCGCTCTTCGACCCGGACCTGCTTGACGCCGCCGGCCGGGCCCTGCACGAGCTGGGCCTGGACGGTTGGGTCGCGGAGCTGCCGGCGGGCGTGCAGACCCGGCTGGGCGAGGGCGGGTACGTCCTCTCCGCCGGCCAGGAGCAGCTCGTCGCGTTCGCCCGGATCCTGGTCCGTGACCCGCACGTGGTGATCCTCGACGAGGCGACCGCCCGGCTCGACCCGGTCACCGAGGCACGGGTGCAGCGGGCCACCGAACGCCTGCTCACCGACCGGATCGGCATCGTCATCGCGCACCGGCTCTCCTCGGTCCGACGCTGCGACGAGGTGGTGGTGCTGGCCGACGGCGCGGTGGTGGAGGCCGGGCCGCTGCACGAGTCGGAACGCTTCGCCCGGCTGCTCGCCGCGAGCCACACCAGCGCGTACGACGATCCGCCGGGCTCGACCGGCGGCGGCGAACGGGTGCTGGTGCCGGCCGGGGGTGGCCGGGACAGCCGCAGCGACGCGACGGCCGACGGGAGCGCGTCCGCCGGTCGGGAGACGTTGCCCCGGTCGGCGGTGGCCGTGGCGGAACGCCCGACGCCGGCCGACGCGGCCGTGCCGACCGCCGACGCGCCACCGGAGCCCGTGACCCCGCCGGCCCGGACCGTACGGGAGATCCTCCGCCTGGCCGTCAACGACGGCCGGTACGGCATGTTCGCGCTGGTGCTGTTCACCTTCTCCTCGATCCTCGGGCTGGACGGCGCGGTGCTGCCCTGGCTCTGGGCGGGCGTGGTGGACGACGTCGGCACGATCTGGCTGCCGGCCGCCGGTATCGTCGCCGCGCTCCTGGTCACCCTGCCGGTGCCCTACCTGACCAACCTGTGGTTCCCGCAGTGGTGGGTCCGGCAGAGCCTGCGGATCAGCGCCCGGCTGCTGTACGGGCAGACCGGCGCGCGCCGGGTCAGCGGACACACCCCCGCCGAGGTGGTGGCCCAGGGCGGCGACACCGAACGGGTGGTGCAGCTCGCCGACAACGTGATGGACAACGCCACCAGCATCGTGCTGGTGGTGGCGATGACGGCGGTCTCCGGCAGCGTCGTACCGGGGCTGTTCTTCCTCGGCACGATGGTGGTCTCGGCGCTCGCGGCCACGCTGTTCGGGCCCCGCCTGGAGCGTTCCGCGCGGGCCACCGTGGCGGCTCGGGCGGCCTTCGCCACCGCCCTGGTGTCGTCGCTGTCGGCGGCCCGGACGGTGAAGCTCGCCGGGGCCACCGGCCCGGTGCTCGACCACCTCTCCACCCTGGACACCGTCCGCAGCGACCGGCAGCGGCGGGAGATCAGGGTGCAGGTGTGGTCCCGGTCGACCCCCTCGGTGGTGAGCGGGCTGCTGCCGGTCGGCGCGTGGGCGCTCTTCCTCGCCGGTGGGCTGTCGTCGGGCGCGACCCTGGTCGCCGTCTCCACCCTGGGCGCGGCCCGCTGGTTCGCCTGGACCACCGCGTCGCTGATCGCGCAGTACCCGTCGGCCCGGGTGTGGACGAAACGGACGGTGGCGATGACCGGCATGGCGGCGTACTCGGCGGCGGTGCCCGGACTCGACCTCTCCGCCGGCACCGCGCCCGCGCCGGAGCCGGCCCCCCGGCACCCGCTGCGCGAGCTGACGCTCACCGGCTTCTCGGCGGTGCACGAGGACGGCACGGTCGCGGTCCGCGACGTCGACCTGACCGTGGAGCGCGGCCAACTCGTGCTGGTCGTCGGGCCGGTCGGCGCGGGCAAGTCGTCACTGCTGCGGGCGCTGGCCGGCATCGTGCACCACACCGGCGGCCTGGCCTGGAACGGGGACCCGGTGACCGAGCCGGAGCTGTTCCTCCGCCCCAACCAGGTCGGCTACGTCAGCCAGCTGCCCCGGGTGCTCTCCGGCACCGTGGTCGACAACATCACCCTCGGACACCGCGTGGACGCCACCAGCGCGGTCGCCACCGCGCAGCTCGACCACGACCTGGCGGCGGCCGGCGCCGGGCTCGGCCTGGTGATCGGACACAAGGGCACCCGGCTCTCCGGCGGGCAGTTGCAGCGCCTCGCGCTGGCCCGCGCGCTGGCGCCCCGTACCGAGCTGTTGATCGCCGACGACGTCTCCTCCGCCCTGGACGTCACCACCGAGCTGGCGCTCTGGTCGGCGCTGCGGGCCTCCGGGGTGACGGTGGTCGGGTCGACGTCCAAGCGGGCGGCCCTGCTTCAGGCCGACCACGTGGTGGTGCTGGTCGGCGGGGAGGTGGTCGCCCAGGGGCCCTGGCACGACCTGGCCGACCGGTGGTCCCACCTGGCCGGCTGA
- a CDS encoding DUF4081 domain-containing GNAT family N-acetyltransferase yields MLTVPVRQLGESERRVVERLLDRDPYAGAQVAERVAARGLAWWRAEGRILGYGPRRHVESICWLGGNLTPVLADQSAVAAFADLLCGEERICSSIVGRADAVLGLWDRLSPCWGPARDVRPNQPLLATDALPGVPVDREVRQVRAGEIDVLFPAAVAMYTEEVGVSPLVDDGGRSYRRRVTELVRAGRAYARFVDGQVVFKAELAVVTPRTAQVQGVWVDPRWRGRGIATAAMAAVVRHALLRVAPTVSLYVNDFNLPARRVYQRCGFRPVGTLATVLF; encoded by the coding sequence GTGCTGACGGTGCCGGTGCGGCAGTTGGGCGAGTCGGAGCGCCGTGTGGTCGAGCGGCTGCTCGACCGCGACCCCTACGCGGGGGCGCAGGTGGCCGAGCGGGTCGCCGCCCGCGGGCTGGCCTGGTGGCGGGCGGAGGGACGGATCCTCGGGTACGGTCCACGCCGGCACGTCGAGTCGATCTGCTGGCTGGGCGGCAACCTGACCCCGGTGCTGGCCGACCAGTCCGCCGTCGCCGCCTTCGCCGACCTGCTCTGCGGCGAGGAACGGATCTGTTCGTCGATCGTCGGGCGGGCGGACGCCGTCCTCGGTCTGTGGGACCGGCTCTCCCCGTGCTGGGGGCCGGCCCGGGACGTCCGCCCCAACCAGCCCCTGCTCGCCACGGACGCGCTGCCCGGCGTACCGGTCGACCGGGAGGTCCGGCAGGTCCGGGCCGGTGAGATCGACGTGCTCTTCCCGGCGGCGGTGGCGATGTACACCGAGGAGGTCGGGGTGTCGCCCCTGGTCGACGACGGTGGTCGCAGCTACCGGCGGCGGGTGACCGAACTGGTCCGCGCCGGTCGGGCGTACGCCCGGTTCGTCGACGGCCAGGTGGTGTTCAAGGCCGAACTGGCCGTGGTGACCCCGCGCACCGCCCAGGTCCAGGGGGTCTGGGTCGACCCGCGGTGGCGGGGACGCGGGATCGCCACGGCGGCGATGGCGGCCGTGGTGCGCCACGCCCTGCTGCGGGTCGCGCCGACGGTGAGCCTGTACGTCAACGACTTCAACCTGCCCGCGCGCCGGGTGTACCAGCGGTGCGGCTTCCGGCCCGTCGGCACCCTCGCCACCGTGTTGTTCTGA
- the ispG gene encoding flavodoxin-dependent (E)-4-hydroxy-3-methylbut-2-enyl-diphosphate synthase, with amino-acid sequence MTAVSLGMPVVPPPALAPRRASRQIMVGPVPVGGGAPVSVQSMTTTLTSDVNATLQQIAELTASGCQIVRVAVPSQDDVEALPAIAKKSQIPVIADIHFQPKYVFAAIDAGCAAVRVNPGNIRQFDDKVKEIAKAAGDAGVPIRIGVNAGSLDKRLLAKYGKATAEALVESALWECSLFEEHGFRDIKISVKHNDPVVMIRAYRQLAERCDYPLHLGVTEAGPAFQGTIKSAVAFGALLAEGIGDTIRVSLSAPPVEEIKVGNQILESLGLRERGLEIVSCPSCGRAQVDVYKLAEEVTAGLEGLPVPLRVAVMGCVVNGPGEAREADLGVASGNGKGQIFVKGKVVKTVPEAQIVETLIEEALRIADEMGAELPDDLRDLVGGATVTVH; translated from the coding sequence GTGACCGCTGTCAGTCTCGGTATGCCCGTCGTGCCGCCCCCGGCCCTGGCGCCCCGCCGCGCCAGCCGGCAGATCATGGTCGGCCCGGTGCCCGTCGGCGGTGGCGCGCCGGTGTCCGTTCAGTCGATGACCACCACCCTCACCTCCGACGTCAACGCCACGTTGCAGCAGATCGCCGAGCTGACCGCGTCCGGCTGCCAGATCGTCCGGGTGGCCGTGCCCAGCCAGGACGACGTGGAGGCGCTGCCGGCCATCGCGAAGAAGTCGCAGATCCCGGTGATCGCGGACATCCACTTCCAGCCGAAGTACGTCTTCGCGGCGATCGACGCCGGCTGCGCGGCGGTCCGGGTCAACCCGGGCAACATCCGCCAGTTCGACGACAAGGTCAAGGAGATCGCCAAGGCGGCCGGCGACGCGGGCGTGCCGATCCGGATCGGCGTGAACGCCGGCTCGCTGGACAAGCGCCTCCTCGCCAAGTACGGCAAGGCCACCGCCGAGGCGCTGGTCGAGTCGGCGCTCTGGGAGTGCTCGCTCTTCGAGGAGCACGGCTTCCGGGACATCAAGATCTCGGTCAAGCACAACGACCCGGTGGTCATGATCCGGGCGTACCGGCAGCTCGCCGAGCGGTGCGACTACCCGCTGCACCTGGGCGTGACCGAGGCCGGCCCGGCGTTCCAGGGCACCATCAAGTCGGCGGTCGCCTTCGGCGCGCTGCTCGCCGAGGGGATCGGCGACACGATCCGGGTCTCGCTCTCCGCCCCGCCGGTCGAGGAGATCAAGGTCGGTAACCAGATCCTGGAGTCGCTCGGCCTGCGTGAGCGTGGTCTGGAGATCGTCTCCTGCCCGTCCTGTGGGCGGGCCCAGGTCGACGTCTACAAGCTCGCCGAGGAGGTCACCGCCGGCCTGGAGGGGCTGCCGGTGCCGCTGCGGGTGGCCGTGATGGGCTGCGTCGTCAACGGCCCGGGGGAGGCGCGCGAGGCCGACCTCGGCGTCGCCTCCGGCAACGGCAAGGGGCAGATCTTCGTCAAGGGCAAGGTCGTCAAGACGGTGCCCGAGGCGCAGATCGTGGAGACCCTGATCGAGGAGGCCCTGCGGATCGCCGACGAGATGGGCGCGGAACTGCCGGACGACCTGCGCGACCTGGTCGGCGGCGCGACGGTCACCGTCCACTGA